One Aegilops tauschii subsp. strangulata cultivar AL8/78 chromosome 2, Aet v6.0, whole genome shotgun sequence genomic window, CTTCAGCCACCATCTGGAGTCCCTTGTACGTCCTCGCTAGAGGAGACATCGCACGAGACTGCGACGTGTAGCCATTGATCGACCACTTGATCCAGAGGGAAGACCCCGATGAGATCACATGCCGCCATGCAGCTCAcacggcgggcggcgccggccaACCCCGCAGCACATCTGCTACAACTGCATCCCACTACACTGCCGCCACTGCATGGAGAATGagtcctcgccgtcgccgtcggccgCACGGACTTTGCCCGGCGACGTcctccggcgacggcgaggggaGCAGACTTAGAGCCTGCCGGTGGAGGCCGGAGGAGATGGCTGCCGCCCGTGTCGCCCGGAGACGACGCGGGGGCCGATCCGTTTTCCAGGAGTTAGCTATTAGACGCGGGGCTCAGCACCACCAAGAGAATGCATGTGTGCATTTTTTTTAAAACTAACACATCGCTGTATTACTCAATAATGTTTGGAGGAATACAATTGATAGGGGGTTGCAAAGGCCAAAGATGACGCCCTACAGATAAACTAAGCGCATGTTTAGCGAGGCTATGTGCCTCCGTATTCGAGGCCCTTCCTTTGAAGACGAAGGAGCAATCCTGGAACTCCGATGATGTGATCCTGATCTCACGAATGATATGGCCGTGCTTGCCGCCGCTGCCTTCGTTGATTTCTGATACCGTTTCCTTACAGTCCGAGCCAATGACTATGTGTGTTTGCAAGAGATCGGTCGCCAAAGCCATGGCCTCGCGACAGGCTTTTGCATAATTGATGCCAACAAATCCGTCATTGTCAAGCCCATCACCTTCAGTTGCTTTTCTGTACAATTCCATTGCCTCCTCCATTACCTTGGGTTGCGATAGAAGTCGTGATCTTTTCTTACAAGATGGATGAACTTTGGATGAGAAGAAAGAGAGGAAATTTGTAAATGCTGACTCCCCTTTCCTCTTTCCTGCCTTGTCAAGGCATATAGCAGCAGCGTGGGGATCAAAACCAGCCGCAGCGGCTAGCAACATTCCAATGTAATCCGCCTCTAGCTCACTCCTACAATAGAGTAGGTAATTAACATCATGCTCTTAAAAAACAACATCTTCCAATTAACATGACGTGAATGCTTGCATATGCATACATATACTAGGCTAATCTAATCAGTTCTTATTAAGATGCTTGCATGAATAAGGTGGGGGTAAAGCAAGTGATGAAATCAATGTACCTTCGTAACAACGGCATCACCAGGAGGCGAGTCGGGAACCACAACTCGAATATTATGATCATCTCCCAGAAATGCCTCGCAATAACATGTCCAACCTatgtatatatgcaaaaaaaaaaaaagcagTACTATCGACTTTGAAAACTATCAGCCTCACTAATCCAAAACGAACAAACGAACGTATGTGTGTACCTCATGTCCGAGGACCCATGCAATCTCAGCATCCGTGCTGGAATGAAGTAATCCCGTGGAGACTATTATCTTACCATCGAAATAGCATTGTCCCCTCCAGGCTTTTTCTTCAACAACTATCACCTCCCAATTGAGCTCGTCGATCCAATCCAAAGGCGTCATCATCTGTAGTGGTTCCTGTCTTCGCTGTTCTATCTTGTTCTTGATGGACAAGCCACGATGGATGGCGCCAATAATCTTCCAGCAAATGTCGTGGACGCGAACACTTTGGTGGTGGTGTGGGTCAAGGATCTTGGAGGTGTGCTTCTTCTTGAAATTGGCAAAGTCAGACTCGCCGAGCTCGCGCGCTTCGCTGGGAGAGCAGATGACCGTGCGGGTCCGGTTAGTGTATGGCACTGTCTCGACATGAAATGCACGGTGCATGGTGATTCCTGTGCCGCCACGGAAAGTCGGCGCCATAGTTGACGTCGTGGCCCTCCACAAGGCATGTAGCCCACGAGGAGCCAAGTGACCGGTGACCGGCCTCGGCAGGGAGGTACTGCAATCCCGAGAAACACACGATACCATGGACGTGGACGGTTTACAGACGAGTCTACCTCGGATCGCGTCCATGACCTCCGAACCATGCCCGACGTTGAGTCTCATGACACGGAGGGCTGCCGGAAGGAGGAAGCACGAGCTGCTCAGGCACGAGTTCATGATTCCTTTGCTCAGGCACGAGTTCATAATTCCTTGGTGTGTTTCTCCCCCTGTGCGTGGTGCACCCTTTTCTTCCTCGAGATAGAAGCAAGTTCCTACCTGCGGTTTTTCAATGTATAAACTGCTTCCTAGGCGCGTGCGTGCGAGACTGTATTTTATGCCCGCTGCCACCTGCCATTGCCGTCGAGGAGTAGGGGTCGGATGTCCTATCCGAAACCTACTGGGCTTCGGTTTCGGGAACTAGATGGGCTTTAGCTTCGGTTTCGGGAACTAGATGGGCTTTAATTATCAGACTGGGCCGGGCCATTATTAGCCATTGATAGGCCGCGCACACAGCCAAGCAGCAACTCGCTTCTGCTCCCATGACATTCTTATGCTGACATCAATACACCCATATTCCCAGTACATTCAGAAACTCACAACTCCACCAACTAGCTGCATAGGCGCCGAGGCGTCTTACAGCGACCAAATGGCACGGAGTCGATATGTACAAAAATTACACGCCGATGAACATGTCTCCACAGGAAAGGAAGCAGGGCATGTCAACAGCAGCCACCAAGCTGGTCATCATCATCGGCGGGGCTGGCGACCGGTCTTTGGTCGAAAACGACCTACACAGATGTCTGAAACAAATCATACGTCCGGCAACTTCATCGTTCAGAACTGTATCAGCATATGGCACGGGTACATTGGGGCGAGAATTCTCCGAGCCTTCTTCACGTCGTCATAAACTCTTCACTCTTATGAGCTAGCACCAGAGCACTGATCTACTAGGCAGTATTCCAGTAAGCTGGGCTTTCCATGTACAATTGCCCTGGCAATAAGCAAAGATATGATGATGAATGGAGTTGTTTCTAGTACAAAGTGCGTGCAAAGAAACATTAAGCATAGATGCATGAAGAGACCAAGTGCAAGGCGTATCGATAATTGAAAGATAAATATATTCAGTATCGTTGACCAAATGGTGAGGTTCTATTTTGACAAAGACTGGCTTACGGTAGCTTTTAACATGGCGTGAACATGTGAAAGTCTAAACTTTTACACCTTCAGTCAGAAGGTTGTAGGTTTTAAGATTCTGCCAAATATGAAATACTATCCTATCAGCAAGTACCATGATTGATGATTCCCATACAGAAAATATAGTTGTCTGGCAAACAAGAAGAAACTCTCACGAACTTAATCACAGCATCACTACCAGGTCTATGATAGTGGAATGGAGCAGTGTATAGGACCTTACCGTTTTATCTCATCCAGTCTCGAGCACACACAAGTGCTTCAATAGTCTTGATGTTCAATGTGCTGTAGTGCTTTGGAATTACCGGTCCGCTGCTGCTGAATGCTGCTTCAGATTGGACAGCAGAAGCTGGCATAGCTAATATGTCCTGCGCCATAGCTGCTAGCGTTGGGTACTTTGTGGTATGATTCATCCACCAGTTTAGAATGTCAAACTCATCCTTTCTTGGAACTAGACCCTCTTCAAGGTAGTCATCAAGTTCTGTAGATATCTGACAACTTGCTTGTTCATTGAGATGCTGATCCCAATCTTCCAATAAATCATTATCCGCATCCAAAGCTGCACTATTTGAAGCTGTGCTTGGCAGATCTGTAGGGTTGCAGTATTCATTGAAGAGTTCACGGACCGTTTCACGTATGTCAGATAAGTAGCTCTCGGAATTTGTGCCAAAAGCTCGCTTCAGACGAAACTCAATGAAACCGATTTTAAATCTAGGATCCAGAACAACAGGTATTGACAACCACAAGTACGAATTTTGCCAATACCCATGGAACGCTTCCTGCATCTCCATAACCATTCCAGAAAATTCTCCATTACCATTTGATGCTTCTTCTTGCAACACCGTCCTCACTTTCCAAACCTCATTAAAGTATATATTTGCTGTGACAGAGCTAGGGCAAGATATTACTTCAATGACACGATAAAACGTCCTCAAAATCTTGCAAATAGACTCAGCAACATTCATATCTTCTAGATTCAGCACTTCTTCAGAAGGAAATGACTTCTTGAAATGCAAAAGAACTTCAAGCCTAAAATAAAATTTGTGCCACCACTTAGCATCTTCTTGTGGACACTTCAAACTCATTTGTGAAATGACTTCCAGAAGCTGTTGTTGGGCTGAAGGTGAAGATGCATGTGCCACAAAAAATCCCATTACTGCGTCACCAACAAAGCGAAGTATATCTGCTTGCCCTGCGGCAACAACACTATTTAAGATGTCGTCCAGACAAGGAATGTTGTATAGCTTGCCTCGAATAGGAAGGCACTTCTTTTCTATGAGCATTTCCTTTAGCTTAACGGTATTTGCATTGTTCCTAACATCACCTACAGAAGTCAAGCTCAAAATCTTCTGATCAAGATTCCAGTCTCTAATTGCATCCCACATGACATTGTACGATCCACTTTCAGACTCCGGGACAGAAGCCTCCTTGCAGTGTATTATCCTTTCCAAATTAGTAGGTGAGGACCAAAACATGCCAAATTTGATTATTACTCTGTGAACTTTCCAGTCATCACCAACAAAATGTGCTGTCAAACAGAGGTAATTTACTGTTGGCTCAGGTCCATCAGGAGTCCAGATGCTTGCTGACAGAGACACACGTCGGGAGGAAAGTGTAAGTACATCCTTAATATTTATCTTTTCCTTCTGAAATAAAGCAGTGCAATGATCTTTCATATCATTATGAGAAACCATCCCAACCATAGGGTTGAGATTCTTTATAACTCTTCTCATTTCTTCATGCTCCACAACTGAAAAAGGATAAGCATGTAGAATTATCATTTTGGCTAGCTCTTGGTAAGATGTTTCTTGACAAAACTTCCCGGCGTTCTTGTCAGTTGAAATGTTCGTATATGAGGTCCTCTGTTTCTTCAGGCTTGCACCATCTGATGTTGGTGGTGGGTGTGCTGGCACCATTTGAATGGGCTGGACTGTGTGGATGGTGTCATCAGAGGTACTAGTCCTGGGGAGCTTGTTAGCGTATTCTGCAATCTGAACCTTCCCATTTGTCAAGGCAGGCGAGAGCTCATCATTCACCCTGGAGTTGAAAGGTGCACTCGAAGGCTCAAACAAAAACTTATGCTGATTGTGGAGACTTTCAAGCCGTCCTGGACAGGTTAGGAGATGTCGACTAAGATGGCTTCTCCCTCCAAACTTATTTGCGCTGAGACGTTTTTGGCAGTGAATGCAATCTGCAGCCTGGAGTTTCCCCTCGACATAAATGGGCGTAAACTCCTTCCACACCTTCGACTTGAATCTGCTTGGAGTTGCTGAGCCGATGTCATCAAGCGTCTCCGAAATAATCTGATTGGCCGGGTCAATTGGTGACACTGGACCGTCTCCATTCACCAAAACTGTGCACAAAATGTGAGTCATTCATCAGTTGTATGCCATTGGTCAACTGTTCTGACAATGTTATATATCCATGTGTGCAGATCCTAAGCTACAAACAGCATGGTACGAGTAAACTCAACTCAACACCGTGAACACACTACAAGGCAGAACCGGAGCATACCGTACGAGAAGTATGAATCCTTCTGTTGCCCCTCCACCACCGCCTCCGACTTGGCAGGACAGATCTTCTGGTGCCGCCACAGGTGGCTCGTGCCGTTGGAGTCCTTGCAGCTGAGCCGGTTGTGGCAGTAGAGGCACTCGGCAAACTGCACCTTGCCGTTGAGGAAGATGGGCTTGTACTCCTCCCAGACCTTGGACCTCTTCTTGTGCTTGTACCTGAACGCGGTGCTGTGAACCCCGGAACCGTACGCCACCTCCGTCTTCATGATGTTGTCCACGTCCACCTCCACCTCATGCTCCTCGGGGTACTCCACGACCTGCTGCTGGATCACAGCATGCTCCATCTCCATGGCTGCACAGTAAAcatgattttttattttttttagtcTTGCCTGCTACTAGCAACCTAGCATACAGCTACATCGAACTGAACAGGCTAAACAGCTACGAAAACACAAGATCTGCGGTTAAGATGGCGCTCGGGATCCAGAATCCGCGCagaaattccccccaaatcctacACATTTGGGGCGGGGAAATACTGACGGATCGCATCGATTGTGGGCTCTAGAGACCCGAAATCGTCAGATTAAACGCGCATGAGTAGCCCAGATCGAGGAATTGCAGGAGAAATCGAGGCGGAGGGGTCACCTGAGACGGAGATCGCCGGTGGAGCCTTGCGGGGGACGGGGAGGGGAGATTCCGGGCACGATTAGGGCATCGAATTGGGTCTGCGGGCGGGCGGCGGGTGGGTAGACCCAGTTCGTCGATTTGGGCTGGGTAAGGGCTCGCTCGTTCTATCAAGACGGGCTCAAGCGGGCTCGTCTGTAATCGCTTTTGGTGTGGGCTTGGTAAAGGGCTCGTTCGATCAAGGTGGGCTAACGTGGGCTGCTCTTGTTAACGCTTCTGGGCTTGTACTGCATATCATCTCCTTTCGTTTTTTTTTGGCATTTTCCGTTTAAAAGAGGTTTGAATTTTTTCCTGGGAATTATTTTTTTTGCGCTACAGTCCTGCGAAAATACTTAAATGTTACTCCCAAAGTAAAATGTTATCCTCGCTCATAAAAGAGAGTAAATGTAATCATTTGTCTGTAAAAAGTGTGTACAGTTCATCCAATCACAAAAATTGTACTATAGATGAACATAATTTTGTTAGAAAAAATGTCCAAGTGTCCATGTATTTGCGACACACGTCTTGATATCAAGTGATGTGTATGCAGTGATAATATGTTTAGTAAAGAAATAGTGGTTGACGACAGCATCCACCAGCGGTAGTGTGTGAGGGTGAGGAGTAAGGGGCGCACCAACGCTTCACCGCTGACATGTAGTAGCGGACAACAGCTCCAACAATATGATGGATGCTATGGTGTGACACACCAGTGTGGGATGGCACAAGCAGATTCATGACGAGACATGGCGCCCCTCGCAACCGTGGAGATGGTCTAAGATGGGAAAACGTCCCAAAAACCTTCTAGTGTCATTTTGGCCCGGCGTGAAGTATTGGCAGATGTGACCATTGAACGATCCATCATCTCGATGCTGATTAAAACACTGCTTCATGTCTGAGGTTGCAAACTCTTGTCTTGACCTGGACATGGATTTTTTCAGCTCGGGCACCCAGACACCTCTTATCCTTACCCTCCAATGTTGCTTTGAGATCCGTGCTACACAACTAACTTACTACATGaaattttctcttttttatttcttCAAAACAAAACAACATATGAACTTCAAACTTTGCAAGACAACAAAACATTCTTACTTCAATGTGGGAAAAAACTTTCAGATTTTTTGGTTCAACATAAATATACAAGGTGAGATTTGTTTGATTAAAGAATCTTATTTTTAGTGTTTATGATGCACGCAAAATCTAAAAGTTGTTTCCCACATTCTAGTTAGAATGTTTCGTTGTTCTGCAAAGTTTGAAGTTCATATGTTGTTCTATATGGGAGAAACAAAAAACATAAAAATATGTCCACGAATCATGTGCGTAATTGGATGGCTAGATAAGGGGTACCCAGGAGCCTAAGCTCCACAATATGTTTTCGGTCTTGACCTCTATTGCCGGCTTAGGATCAGCGGGCGTGCGTTGTTACCTTATTGAATTCATTGGATTGTCTCGGCAACCAGGCTGAAAAACGTTGTTCGGGTCGTCTCCGATTGTACGTGGCGATGATGATGCGAGGATATCTTCTTGAATGCATGTTGCGGAAGGCTTAGTCCTATGTGTACATCTTATATGACGGAGGAAGAGTTTCTAAAATATAACCATCATGCCCTTTATTATGAAAAGTATGGGCTTATCTGATTTGTTCTTGtgtttttttttggggggggggggggggggggttgggtaCCTAATAATAAAGGGGATGTTGCTTCTCACGGTACGTCACTGAAATTGCCTCCAAGGTTGCAAACTATTACCCATCAATGCCACCTATAAGTGATAAAAAAACATTTCACACAGGAGAATCCCCGTCTGGACTGGCCCATACAGTAGAAACCTTCTATACTGCGCTCCGCCTGCTGAGAGCAGACACAACGCGCCTGTTTGGGCCATCCCATGTCCGGACGGCCTGTTTTGTAAATttcgttttttatttttatttttgcttttccATCTTCATTTTGTATACTTTAAATAATTTAAGACTTCAAAAaagttttgattttttttaaaaaaaatgagAATTCCGAAATAAAATGTTTAGTAATTCATAAATATTTGTTGATTCAGAAAATATTAGTGATTTTTAAAAAAATCACTATTTTTTCGggaaataaaaaaatgatgtttTTTTAAAAAGTTTTTGTATTAATTTTTTTTAATGAAATTGAAAAAAATCAACAATTCAAAAAATGCTCAGGAATTGAAAGATATTCTTGAAATCAGAAACTGTTCGTGACTtacaaaatactccctccgtacgGAAATACTTGTCATAGAAATGGATAAtgatggatgtatctagaactaaaacacatctagatacatccatttatgtaacaagtatttccggacggagggagtagtttatcGATTCATGAAATGTTCGTTGATTCAAAAAATGATCATGCAttttaaaaaatcaaaaaaatgctattgaatttcaaaaattgttccacCAAACAATTTCCAACAGAAAAAATCTTCGATTCTAGAAATGTTCGCCTATTCGAGAAAATTGTTTTAAAAATCAAGTTTTTTAAAAAAGTTTGCAAATAGTATAAAATGTTCATGAGTTTAGAAAATGCTCAAAAATCTGTAAAATATTCAggaatttgaaaaatattgacGATTTCAGATGTGTTCACGagttttaaaaaatattcatgatttttAGAAATTGTTCACGATTTCACGAAAATGAGAGTGATAGTGTATCTCGGTGATGCAGCAAAATGTGATCATGGCCACTGAAGATTAGAATATATTTTttcttccgttgcaacgcacaggcCGTTTTGCTAGTGGATATACAACTTGCTATCTCCAAATACATTTCTGTTGACAATTAATGTTGGATCAAGCACCACCCAAAATATATACTCACACACTGAATCAATTGCAGCTCGGCTTGGCCGATCTGTTTTTGGCCCTGATATCTCATAATTCAGACTAACAAGAATGAACAATGTAATGCTTTGAAAACACACGAGAATATAAATGATGTAGTCTCAGAGATTCAGGAACTGCATGTAGTGGTCGAAGATGTAGTCCACGATGACCTTGTAGGCCCGCTGCGTGGGGTGGTAGCTGTCAA contains:
- the LOC109736834 gene encoding zinc finger BED domain-containing protein RICESLEEPER 1, whose amino-acid sequence is MEMEHAVIQQQVVEYPEEHEVEVDVDNIMKTEVAYGSGVHSTAFRYKHKKRSKVWEEYKPIFLNGKVQFAECLYCHNRLSCKDSNGTSHLWRHQKICPAKSEAVVEGQQKDSYFSYVLVNGDGPVSPIDPANQIISETLDDIGSATPSRFKSKVWKEFTPIYVEGKLQAADCIHCQKRLSANKFGGRSHLSRHLLTCPGRLESLHNQHKFLFEPSSAPFNSRVNDELSPALTNGKVQIAEYANKLPRTSTSDDTIHTVQPIQMVPAHPPPTSDGASLKKQRTSYTNISTDKNAGKFCQETSYQELAKMIILHAYPFSVVEHEEMRRVIKNLNPMVGMVSHNDMKDHCTALFQKEKINIKDVLTLSSRRVSLSASIWTPDGPEPTVNYLCLTAHFVGDDWKVHRVIIKFGMFWSSPTNLERIIHCKEASVPESESGSYNVMWDAIRDWNLDQKILSLTSVGDVRNNANTVKLKEMLIEKKCLPIRGKLYNIPCLDDILNSVVAAGQADILRFVGDAVMGFFVAHASSPSAQQQLLEVISQMSLKCPQEDAKWWHKFYFRLEVLLHFKKSFPSEEVLNLEDMNVAESICKILRTFYRVIEVISCPSSVTANIYFNEVWKVRTVLQEEASNGNGEFSGMVMEMQEAFHGYWQNSYLWLSIPVVLDPRFKIGFIEFRLKRAFGTNSESYLSDIRETVRELFNEYCNPTDLPSTASNSAALDADNDLLEDWDQHLNEQASCQISTELDDYLEEGLVPRKDEFDILNWWMNHTTKYPTLAAMAQDILAMPASAVQSEAAFSSSGPVIPKHYSTLNIKTIEALVCARDWMR